CGTCATGCCGCCGATCTTGCCCCGCCGACTGGAGAGATCTCCCATCACGTCCCCGAGATAGTCGTCGGGTGTAACGACTTCCACGTTCATGACAGGCTCGAGCAGCACCGGCTGCGCTTTGCGCGCACCTTCCTTGAGCGCGATCGAGCCCGCAATCTTGAACGCCATCTCGCTGGAATCGACCTCGTGGTACGAGCCGTCGATCAGCGTGGCCTTGATGTCGATGATCGGGTAGCCGGCGACGATCCCGGAATCCAACGCCTCGCGAATCCCCTGTTCGACCGAGAGCACATACTCGCGGGGCACGTTTCCGCCCCTGATCTCGGAGTCGAAGATGAACCCGCCGCCGGGGTCCGTGGGCTCGAGGTTGATGATCACGTGCCCGAACTGCCCGCGGCCGCCGGACTGCCGCACGAAGCGGCCTTCTACCTTGCGGACGGCCTTGCGGATCGTCTCGCGGTAGGCCACCTGCGGCCGGCCGACGTTCGCGTTGACCCTGAACTCGCGCTGGAGCCGGTCGACGATAATCTCGAGATGGAGTTCCCCCATCCCGCTGATGATCGTTTGCCCCGTCTCCTCGTCGGTGTAGACGCGGAATGTCGGGTCTTCCTCGGCCAGCTTCGCGAGGGCCCCCGACAGTTTCTCCTGATCCGCCTTCGTCCGGGGCTCGATCGCCACCCGGATTACGGGTTCGGGGAAGCTCATCGACTCGAGCACGATCGGATCGGTCGCCGACGAGAGCGTATCTCCCGTCCGCGTATGCTTGAGTCCGATTGCGGCTGCGATGTCGCCGGCGAACACCTCGTCGCGCTCCTCCCGCTTGTTCGCGTGCATCTGGAGCAACCGCCCGAAGCGCTCCTTCCGTCCCCTGGACGAATTCAGCGCCTTCGAGCCGGCCTTCGCCGTTCCGGAATAAACTCTGAAGTAGGTCAGACGTCCCACGTACGGATCGGTCGCGATCTTGAACGCGAGCGCCGCGAACGGCGCCTCTTCGTCAGCCGCACGCTCGACCTCCGTCTCATCCTGCTGCGGGAGGTGGCCGGTGACGGGAGGGACATCGAGGGGAGAGGGGAGGAAGTCGATCACGGCGTCGAGCAGGCGCTGAACGCCCTTGTTCTTGAAGGCGGAGCCACACAGGATCGGCGTGATCCCGTTGGCCAGCGTCGCCTTCCGCACCGCGCCGCGGATTTCGTCCTCGGTGAGTTCTTCCCCTTCGAGATACTTCTCGAGCATGGGTTCGTCGTATTCGACCGCGGCCTCGATGAGGGAGTTCCGCAGCTCCGCCACCTGGTCCACCAGGGCGTCCGGCACGGGACCTTCGGTCCAGCGCGCGCCCAGAGATTCATCGTCGTAGACGACCTTGACCTCGCGAATGAGGTCGACCATGCCCGTATAGAGCTCACCCTCGCCGAGGGGGATCTGAAGCGGTTGCGCGTTCGCGCCCAGGCGGTCCCGCATCATCCGCACGACATTGATGAAGTCGGCGCCGACGCGGTCCATCTTGTTGACGAACGCGATGCGCGGGACACCGTACTTGTCGGCCTGCCGCCATACCGTCTCGGACTGCGGCTCCACGCCACCCACGGCGCAGAAGAGGGCCACGGCGCCGTCGAGCACGCGGAGGCTGCGCTCCACCTCCACCGTGAAGTCGACGTGCCCCGGCGTGTCGATGATGTTGATGCGGTAGGGTTCGCCGTCGTGCGTCCAGTTACAGGTGGTGGCGGCCGATGTGATCGTGATGCCGCGTTCCTGCTCCTGTTCCATCCAGTCCATCGTCGCATCGCCATGATGCACTTCGCCCAGGCGATGCGTCCGGCCGGTGTAGAACAGCACCCGTTCGGTCGTCGTCGTCTTTCCGGCATCGATGTGCGCCATGATGCCGATATTCCGAAGCCGCTCCAGCGGCGTTCTTCTCTCCATGAGTCGGTCTATTGATCTCTATCTGTCGAACCTCGGGTGCCGGACGGACTCCTTACCAGCGATAGTGCGCGAACGCCTTGTTCGCGTCCGCCATCCGGTGCACGTCCTCCTTCTTCCTCACCGCGCCCCCGTCGCCGCGAGCGGCGTCGAGCAGTTCCCCGGCGAGCCGCTGCGCCATCGTCTTGCCGGAGCGGGCGCGCGAGTACTGCACGAGCCATCGGCGTGCGAGGGAATCGCGCCGCCGGTACGACACTTCCATCGGAACCTGGTACGTCGCCCCACCTACGCGTCGACTGCGAACCTCGAGGATGGGCTTCGCATTCTGCAGCGCCTGCCGGAACACATTCATCGCCGGCTGTCCCGTCTTCATCTCGATGTTCTGCATTGCATCGTAGAAGATCTGCTCGGCGAGGGACTTCTTGCCGTCCAGCATCAGCATGTTGATGAACTTCGTGACCTCCGTGCTCCCGTATCGGGAGTCCGGAATCACCTCACGCTGTTCGGCACGGTTTCGTCGTGGCATCTCGTTTCGCCATATCCGGCTCCGGGTGGAGCTATTTTCTCTTCTTCGAACCGTACTTCGACCGGCCCTGGTTCCTGTCGTCCACGCCCGACGCGTCGAGGGTCCCGCGGATGATGTGATACCGCACCCCCGGCAGGTCCTTCACCCGTCCGCCGCGGATCAGCACGATGCTGTGTTCCTGGAGGTTGTGGCCCTCACCCCCGATATACGCGGTGACTTCGTATCCGTTCGTGAGTCGCACGCGGGCGACCTTCCGCAGGGCCGAATTCGGCTTTTTCGGCGTCGTCGTGTACACGCGCGTGCATACACCGCGCTTCTGGGGGTTTCCCTCCAGCGCCGGTGCCTTGCTCTTCTTCCGGACCTTCTTGCGGCCCTTGCGGACCAACTGATTGATGGTCGGCATTCCTGCTCCATCGCTCCCTTCGGCCGCACCGGTGCGCCGATCACCGAACTCGGGGCCCGGCCGTTGGGGGTAAAAAAATCGGGGACGGATCCGAACCGCCCCCGCGGCGACTGCCGACCGGTCGGTCGACAGACAAGAGAGAGTAGTCTTGAAGTCTCTCCGTGTCAAGCAACTTCGGTCGCCTGGAGGGGGGCGCGGAGATCCCGTAAACGCACCCCCGTTTCGGCGTCCAACGGACGTCAGGTCGTCATGACCGCGCCCTCCTCCGCCACCGTGGCCTCGTCCTCCTCAGCCTGGTCGCGCAGGTCCGAGAAGAGACTCCGGGGCATCTCCTCGGGCACGATCCTGCGCCGCATGGAGTCGATCTGCGCCTTGAGCGCGTCGTCCACGAGGAATTCGATATCGGAGAATCGGTGTGTCCCCGTACCCGCCGGGACCAGATGCCCGATGATGATGTTCTCCTTGAGCCCCCTGAGGCGGTCCTTCGCCCCCCGCACGGCGGCGTCCGTAAGCACGCGCGTCGTCTCCTGGAAGGAAGCCGCACTGATAAAGGATTCCGTGGTGAGGCTCGACTTCGTGATGCCGAGCAGGATCGGCTCCGCCCGCGGAGGCTTCCCTCCGCTCTCGAGAACCTCGCGCGTCGCGTCGCGGAACTCCATCCGGTCGACATGCTCTCCCTCGAGGAATTCCGTGCCGCCCGGATCCGTGATACGGACCTTCTGCAACATCTGGCGCACGATCACCGCGATGTGCTTGTCGTTGATCCGCACACCCTGCAGGCGGTAGACCTCCTGGATCTCGTTGAGCAGGTACTCCTGCACCGCTCGGGGTCCCCGGACACGCAGGATGTCGTGCGGATTCACCGGACCCTCGGACAGCCGGTCGCCGGCACGCACGAGATCTCCCTCGTGCACCCGCAGGTGCTTGCCGACGGGGATCTGGTACACCATCTCCTCGCCGTCATCCATGGTCACGACGATCTCGCGCTTCCCGCGCTTGATGCCACCGAACGAGACGCGGCCGTCGACCTCGGTGATCGTTGCGGGGTCTTTGGGCCTACGTGCCTCGAACAGCTCGGCGACGCGCGGCAATCCACCCGTGATGTCGCGAGTCTTGTAGGCTTCGCGGCTGATCTTGGCGAGCGTCTCCCCCGCGTTGACGGCCTGTCCATCCTGCACGAGCAACTGTGTGCCGACCGGCACGATGAACTCGCGCAGCTTGGCGCCCTTCCCGGTCACAATGTTGATGACGGGATGGAGCTTCTTCTCGCGGTCGTCGATGATGACCTGCTGACGCCGTCCCGTCGCCTCGTCGAGTTCCTCGCGGACCGTCTCTTCCGGCACGATGTCCGTGAACCGGATCTTCCCCTTCTTGTCCGCAACGATGGGTTCGGAGTACGGGTCCCAGCCGAAGAGCAGGTCACCGTGCCCCACGTCGGTGTCGTCCTTCACAAAGAGCGTCGCACCGTAGGGGATCGCGAGCCGCGAAAGAACGCGGTCGTCCGGCGTCTTCATGAGGAGCTCGCCCTCGCGGCTGGTGACGATCGTATCGCCCGACGGACTGGTGACGGTCGTCACGCGCTCGAACGCGATCCGCCCTTCGAGCTTCGAGCGCCGTTGCGTCTGCGCCGCGATACGGGCGGCCGTCCCACCGATATGGAAGGTTCTGAGCGTGAGCTGCGTCCCCGGTTCGCCGATCGACTGCGCGGCGAGGATTCCCGCCGCCTCACCGAGATCGACGAGTTCCATGGTCGCGAGATTGCGGCCGTAGCACTGCTGACAGATGCCCCGCCGGGACTCGCACGTGAGGACGGATTTGATGCGCACCTGCTGCACACCGCTCTCGTCGATGGCACGTGCCCGCGCCTCCGTGATCATGTCTCCAGCGTCGACGATGACCTCGTCGTCGATGGGGTCGATGACGGCTTCCGCCGCGATGTTGCCGGCGACGCGATCCGACAGCGGCTCGATGATGTCTTCGCCTTCCTTGAGCGCCGTGACATCAAGCCCGAGGACCGTATTGCAGTCCTCCTCGATGATCGTGACATCCTGTGCCACGTCGACGAGCCGGCGTGTGAGGTAGCCGGCGTCCGCCGTCTTGAGGGCCGTGTCGGCGAGTCCCTTCCGCGCGCCGTGCGTCGAGATGAAGTACTCGAGCACGCTGAGGCCCTCCCTGAAGTTGGAACGGATCGGGCTCTCGATGATCTCGCCGATACCGCCGGTCAACTTCTTCTGCGGCTTGGCCATCAGACCTCGCATCCCGGCGAGCTGACGGATCTGGTCGCGGGAACCCCGGGCGCCCGAGTCGAACATCATGAAGATCGGATTGAAGCCGTGTCTCGATTGCTGGAGCCCGCGGACCATCGCGTCGGCGACATCGTTGTTCGCGTGGGTCCAGGCGTCGATCACCTTGTTGTACCGTTCCCCGAAGGAGATCACGCCGCGGTGGTACGCCTTCGTGAACCGATTCACGTCCTCCTGGGCCTCGCCGAGAATCTCCTGCTTCTCGGCCGGGATCTCCATGTCATCGAGTCCGATGGAAACGCCGGCCTTCGTCGCGTTGCGGAACCCGAAGTCCTTGAGCTGATCGAGGAACGCCGTCGTGTCCTCGAGTCCCGCCAGACGGAATGACCGGAAGACGAGATCTCCCAACGCCCCCTTGCCCAGCGTCTCGTTCACGTACGGTACCCGGGAGGGCAGGATCGCGTTGAAGAGGGCGCGTCCGACGCTGGTCACGACCCACTCCCGCTCGACGTGGCCGTCGTCGGCCTCTTCCTCGACGAGCAGCCGAATCGGCAGGTGGAAGTCCGGCGTCCCCGCCGGCGAGCGCAGATACCCCGCCTCGAGCGCCATTTCAACCTGACCCGCGTCCGCGAAGTGGGGGAGATCCGAGCCCGCCTCATGCTCGTCGAAGTCCGGTCGGACCTTCGTCATGTAGTAGCAGCCGAGGACCATGTCCTGGGACGGCGACGCGATCGGCCGGCCGTTCGCGGGCTTCAGAATGTTGTTGCTCGACAGCATGAGGATCCGCGCCTCGAGCTGCGATTCGAACGACAGCGGAACGTGAACCGCCATCTGGTCGCCGTCGAAGTCCGCGTTGAAAGCCGCGCACACGAGCGGGTGAATGCGGATGGCCTTCCCCTCCACGAGCACCGGCTCGAAGGCCTGGATCCCCAGCCGGTGGAGCGTCGGGGCCCGGTTCAGGAGGACCGGATGATCCTTGATGATGTCCTCGAGGACCTCGTAGACCGTCGGGTCGTCGAGTTCGACGAGCTTCTTGGCGCGCTTCACCGTCTCGGCGTGCAGCCGTCGCTCGAGTTCGTGGATGATGAACGGCTTGAACAGCTCGACGGCCATCTTCTTCGGCAGCCCGCACTGGTGCAGCCGGAGCTCCGGACCCACGACGATGACCGACCGGCCGGAGTAGTCGACGCGCTTTCCGAGCAGGTTCTGGCGGAACCGGCCCTGCTTGCCCTTGAGCATGTCCGACAGCGACTTGAGCGGCCGCTTGCCCCTGCCGCGAATCGCCTTTCCGCGCCGCCCGTTGTCGAACAGCGCGTCCACCGCCTCCTGGAGCATGCGCTTCTCGTTGCGCAGGATCACCTCCGGCGCGCGCATTTCCAGCAGCTTCTTGAGCCGGTTGTTCCGATTGATCACGCGACGGTACAGGTCGTTGAGGTCCGATGTCGCGAATCGTCCGCCGTCGAGCGGCACGAGCGGACGCAGGTCCGGCGGAATCACCGGAATTACATCCATGATCATGTGCTCGGGGCTGTTCCGCTTGGAGACTTCGTCGTCGCTGTTTCGGATCGCGTCGATCACCTTGAGCCGCTTGAGCTTCTTCTTCTTCCGGTGCTTCGAGGTCTCATGCACGACCTCGTAGCGCAGCTGTTCGGCGAGTTCATCGACGTCCAGCTGTCCGAGCAGCGTCCGGATCCCTTCCGCTCCGATTTCGGCGCGGAAGTCGGTATCCCCCTCTTCGCGCGCCTTGTCCGTCAGCTCCCAGTACTCATCCTCCTCCAGCACCTGCTTGAACTCGACATCCTGCCGGCCGGGTTCGGTGACGACGTGCGCGGCGTAGTAGATGACCTTCTCGAGATCCCGCAGCTTCATCCCGAGCAGGTAGCCCATCTGGGAAGGAAGGGTCTTGAAGAACCAGATGTGGGCCACGGGCACCGCGAGCTCGATGTGCCCCATCCGCTCGCGGCGAACCTTCGAGAGCGTGACCTCGACCCCGCACTTGTCACATATGTGGCCGCGGTATCGGATCCGCTTGAACTTCCCGCAGTGGCACTCCCAGTCCTTTACCGGCCCGAAGATGCGCTCGCAGAAGAGGCCGTCGCGCTCCGGCTTGAACGACCGGTAGTTGATCGTCTCCGGCTTCGTGACCTCACCGTGACTCCAGGACCGGATCTCCTCGGGCGAGGCGAGCTTGATCTGAATCCAGTCGAACTCGGACGAACCGGCACTGCGATTTCGCGGAAAATCGATCATCTGTCACCCTCTTGTATCGCTAGAACAGCGGCTCCGACTCGTCGCCGCCGAGCGTCACGCTCAGCCCCAGCGCCTGAAGTTCCTTGACGAGTACATTGAAACTCTCGGGCACCCCCGGCTTGGGCAGGTTGTCGCCCTTCACGATCGCCTCGTACACCCGGCTCCGTCCCGTCACGTCATCCGACTTGACGGTCAGCATCTCCTGCAGCGTGTGGGCCGCGCCGTAGGCTTCCAGCGCCCACACCTCCATCTCGCCGAAGCGCTGTCCTCCGAACTGCGCCTTGCCGGCCAGCGGCTGCTGCGTGACGAGGCTGTACGGACCGATGGAGCGCGCGTGGATCTTGTCGTCGACGAGGTGCGAGAGCTTCATCATGTAGATCTCGCCGACCGCGATATCCGCCACGAACTCTTCGCCCGTGCGGCCGTCGCGCAGCCTCATCTTGCCGTTCGAACCCAGCCCCGCGCGGTTCATGAGTTCGACGACGGCCGCGTCCACACCCGAGGTGATCCTGCGTTGCCCCGAGAGCGCGGCGGTCTTCGGCCA
The sequence above is drawn from the Candidatus Palauibacter australiensis genome and encodes:
- the rpoC gene encoding DNA-directed RNA polymerase subunit beta', with amino-acid sequence MIDFPRNRSAGSSEFDWIQIKLASPEEIRSWSHGEVTKPETINYRSFKPERDGLFCERIFGPVKDWECHCGKFKRIRYRGHICDKCGVEVTLSKVRRERMGHIELAVPVAHIWFFKTLPSQMGYLLGMKLRDLEKVIYYAAHVVTEPGRQDVEFKQVLEEDEYWELTDKAREEGDTDFRAEIGAEGIRTLLGQLDVDELAEQLRYEVVHETSKHRKKKKLKRLKVIDAIRNSDDEVSKRNSPEHMIMDVIPVIPPDLRPLVPLDGGRFATSDLNDLYRRVINRNNRLKKLLEMRAPEVILRNEKRMLQEAVDALFDNGRRGKAIRGRGKRPLKSLSDMLKGKQGRFRQNLLGKRVDYSGRSVIVVGPELRLHQCGLPKKMAVELFKPFIIHELERRLHAETVKRAKKLVELDDPTVYEVLEDIIKDHPVLLNRAPTLHRLGIQAFEPVLVEGKAIRIHPLVCAAFNADFDGDQMAVHVPLSFESQLEARILMLSSNNILKPANGRPIASPSQDMVLGCYYMTKVRPDFDEHEAGSDLPHFADAGQVEMALEAGYLRSPAGTPDFHLPIRLLVEEEADDGHVEREWVVTSVGRALFNAILPSRVPYVNETLGKGALGDLVFRSFRLAGLEDTTAFLDQLKDFGFRNATKAGVSIGLDDMEIPAEKQEILGEAQEDVNRFTKAYHRGVISFGERYNKVIDAWTHANNDVADAMVRGLQQSRHGFNPIFMMFDSGARGSRDQIRQLAGMRGLMAKPQKKLTGGIGEIIESPIRSNFREGLSVLEYFISTHGARKGLADTALKTADAGYLTRRLVDVAQDVTIIEEDCNTVLGLDVTALKEGEDIIEPLSDRVAGNIAAEAVIDPIDDEVIVDAGDMITEARARAIDESGVQQVRIKSVLTCESRRGICQQCYGRNLATMELVDLGEAAGILAAQSIGEPGTQLTLRTFHIGGTAARIAAQTQRRSKLEGRIAFERVTTVTSPSGDTIVTSREGELLMKTPDDRVLSRLAIPYGATLFVKDDTDVGHGDLLFGWDPYSEPIVADKKGKIRFTDIVPEETVREELDEATGRRQQVIIDDREKKLHPVINIVTGKGAKLREFIVPVGTQLLVQDGQAVNAGETLAKISREAYKTRDITGGLPRVAELFEARRPKDPATITEVDGRVSFGGIKRGKREIVVTMDDGEEMVYQIPVGKHLRVHEGDLVRAGDRLSEGPVNPHDILRVRGPRAVQEYLLNEIQEVYRLQGVRINDKHIAVIVRQMLQKVRITDPGGTEFLEGEHVDRMEFRDATREVLESGGKPPRAEPILLGITKSSLTTESFISAASFQETTRVLTDAAVRGAKDRLRGLKENIIIGHLVPAGTGTHRFSDIEFLVDDALKAQIDSMRRRIVPEEMPRSLFSDLRDQAEEDEATVAEEGAVMTT
- the rpsL gene encoding 30S ribosomal protein S12 translates to MPTINQLVRKGRKKVRKKSKAPALEGNPQKRGVCTRVYTTTPKKPNSALRKVARVRLTNGYEVTAYIGGEGHNLQEHSIVLIRGGRVKDLPGVRYHIIRGTLDASGVDDRNQGRSKYGSKKRK
- the fusA gene encoding elongation factor G; the protein is MERRTPLERLRNIGIMAHIDAGKTTTTERVLFYTGRTHRLGEVHHGDATMDWMEQEQERGITITSAATTCNWTHDGEPYRINIIDTPGHVDFTVEVERSLRVLDGAVALFCAVGGVEPQSETVWRQADKYGVPRIAFVNKMDRVGADFINVVRMMRDRLGANAQPLQIPLGEGELYTGMVDLIREVKVVYDDESLGARWTEGPVPDALVDQVAELRNSLIEAAVEYDEPMLEKYLEGEELTEDEIRGAVRKATLANGITPILCGSAFKNKGVQRLLDAVIDFLPSPLDVPPVTGHLPQQDETEVERAADEEAPFAALAFKIATDPYVGRLTYFRVYSGTAKAGSKALNSSRGRKERFGRLLQMHANKREERDEVFAGDIAAAIGLKHTRTGDTLSSATDPIVLESMSFPEPVIRVAIEPRTKADQEKLSGALAKLAEEDPTFRVYTDEETGQTIISGMGELHLEIIVDRLQREFRVNANVGRPQVAYRETIRKAVRKVEGRFVRQSGGRGQFGHVIINLEPTDPGGGFIFDSEIRGGNVPREYVLSVEQGIREALDSGIVAGYPIIDIKATLIDGSYHEVDSSEMAFKIAGSIALKEGARKAQPVLLEPVMNVEVVTPDDYLGDVMGDLSSRRGKIGGMTQRSSAQVVGASVPLSEMFGYATSLRSISQGRAVYTMQFSHYEEVPGSKTAEIVSANGS
- the rpsG gene encoding 30S ribosomal protein S7, whose translation is MPRRNRAEQREVIPDSRYGSTEVTKFINMLMLDGKKSLAEQIFYDAMQNIEMKTGQPAMNVFRQALQNAKPILEVRSRRVGGATYQVPMEVSYRRRDSLARRWLVQYSRARSGKTMAQRLAGELLDAARGDGGAVRKKEDVHRMADANKAFAHYRW